A genomic region of Azoarcus sp. KH32C contains the following coding sequences:
- the clsB gene encoding cardiolipin synthase ClsB, whose amino-acid sequence MSGFVGGNRITLLENGAAYFPALEQAIDAAQCEIFLETYIFENDATGRAIAAALRRAARRGVAVRVLVDGFGGRSFVREQMAGLGDDGVAVMIYRRELRIFSLRRHRLRRMHRKLAVIDGAVAFVGGINIIDDRYPEGTVNPRFDYAVRIEGPLLGPILESMHRLWRLVTWASMRRRDPLPLLAPARTEPVGEVRAAFVIRDNLRHRRDIEDAYLAAVDAARREVVIACAYFFPGRRFRQALVDAAERGVRVILLLQGLSDHPMQSYATRALYPFFLEHNIRLFEYHQSYLHAKVAVVDGMWTTVGSSNIDPFSLLMAREANVVIEDRVFAGQLRDGLRRACSVGAKELRRKDWHRLPRLRRAASWLAYQLVRLAIGVAGYGRKH is encoded by the coding sequence GTGAGCGGCTTCGTTGGTGGAAACCGGATTACCCTGCTGGAAAATGGGGCGGCGTACTTTCCTGCGTTGGAGCAGGCGATCGACGCGGCCCAGTGCGAGATCTTTCTCGAGACCTATATCTTCGAGAACGACGCGACGGGACGGGCGATCGCGGCGGCCCTCAGACGCGCGGCGCGGCGCGGCGTAGCCGTGCGAGTGCTGGTCGACGGTTTCGGCGGCCGCAGTTTCGTGCGCGAGCAGATGGCCGGTCTGGGTGACGACGGTGTCGCCGTGATGATCTACCGCCGCGAACTGCGCATCTTTTCGCTGCGCCGCCACCGCCTGCGCCGCATGCATCGCAAGCTCGCGGTGATCGACGGGGCGGTCGCTTTCGTCGGCGGGATCAACATCATCGACGACCGTTATCCGGAAGGCACCGTCAATCCGCGCTTCGACTACGCGGTGAGGATCGAGGGCCCTTTGCTCGGCCCGATCCTGGAGTCGATGCACCGCCTGTGGCGTCTGGTGACCTGGGCCAGCATGCGTCGGCGCGACCCCTTGCCGCTGCTCGCACCGGCGCGCACGGAGCCGGTCGGGGAAGTGCGGGCGGCCTTCGTGATCCGGGACAATCTTCGCCATCGCCGCGATATCGAGGATGCCTATCTCGCCGCTGTGGACGCGGCGCGGCGCGAGGTCGTGATCGCCTGCGCCTATTTTTTTCCCGGACGGCGCTTCCGCCAAGCGCTGGTCGACGCCGCCGAGCGGGGCGTGCGGGTGATCCTGCTGCTGCAGGGACTTTCCGATCATCCGATGCAGTCCTACGCGACGCGTGCGTTGTACCCCTTCTTTCTCGAGCACAACATCCGCCTGTTCGAGTACCACCAAAGCTATCTGCATGCGAAGGTCGCGGTGGTCGATGGAATGTGGACGACGGTGGGGTCGAGCAATATCGACCCGTTCAGCCTGTTGATGGCGCGCGAGGCGAACGTCGTGATCGAGGACCGGGTGTTCGCGGGACAGCTGCGCGACGGTCTACGGCGCGCGTGCTCCGTCGGGGCGAAGGAGTTGCGGCGCAAGGACTGGCACCGCCTGCCGCGCCTGCGCCGCGCGGCGAGCTGGCTTGCCTATCAGCTCGTGCGCCTGGCGATCGGCGTCGCGGGATACGGCCGCAAGCACTGA